A genome region from Anopheles stephensi strain Indian chromosome 2, UCI_ANSTEP_V1.0, whole genome shotgun sequence includes the following:
- the LOC118503071 gene encoding 60S ribosomal protein L18a, producing the protein MKAKGLLKEYQVIGRKLPSEKEKNPPLFKMHIFAPDHIVAKSRFWYFLRQLRKFKKGTGEIVSVKRIMEKTPLKVKNFGIWLRYDSRSGTHNMYREYRDLTVGGAVTQCYSDMASRHRARAHSIQIIKVEAIAASKTRRAHIKQFHNSKIRFPLVQRYHHKRYRKLFSYRRPVTFFQ; encoded by the exons ATGAAAGCTAAAGGATTG CTGAAAGAATACCAGGTGATCGGGCGCAAGCTGCCCtcggagaaggagaagaaccCTCCACTGTTCAAGATGCACATCTTCGCCCCGGACCACATTGTGGCTAAGTCGCGCTTCTGGTACTTCCTGCGTCAGCTGCGCAAGTTCAAGAAGGGAACCGGCGAGATCGTCTCGGTGAAGCGCATCATGGAGAAGACGCCGCTGAAGGTTAAGAACTTCGGCATCTGGTTGCGTTACGATTCGCGTTCCGGTACGCACAACATGTACCGTGAGTACCGTGACCTGACTGTTGGTGGTGCCGTCACGCAGTGCTACAGTGACATGGCTTCGCGTCATCGTGCCCGTGCCCACTCGATCCAG ATCATCAAGGTGGAAGCGATCGCTGCGTCCAAGACGCGTCGTGCACACATCAAGCAGTTCCACAACTCGAAGATCCGATTCCCGCTGGTGCAGCGATACCACCACAAGCGCTACCGGAAGCTGTTCTCTTACCGTCGCCCGGTCACCTTCTTCCAGTAA